CAAAAACTACTATATAGCGCTCAAAATTCTCATCGGTGCGAATTTAAAAATATACGGAGTTGATTATGGGTCAAGATTTTACATAGTCCAATAACAAATAGAGGCTATAAAACATTATTGTATCTTAGCAATACATTGCAAACGAGCATAGTAATAATTGCATTGGTTGTGCCAGAACCCCCTAATGGTAGTTTGGTGCACAAAACTTCTATATATGCAAGTTTAGAGAAGGGATGGATCACGATGCGTCTATAGTATGTAGCTTTTTCGTGCATTTTTGTAAAATCATGTTTCTATGAATCCATGACTTGTAGATCACTCAGCGACAATTCTACTGTTGCATTAAGGCTACCCTTCTCAACCATTTTTCTtgatgaaacaaaaaaaaaaaaaaaaagagcaaatgAACTATAGGGAACTAACTTCGTCTTTTGGGAATTGGGGGAGAATTTTGGGAAGTGGGGGTGTTGTTTATTCTAAGAAGCCAAGAATTTCATGCAGATGGGTGGAGTCAGTTTGGCCAAGGCAAGAATGGATGAAGGAAGAATCCACAGCCCTTCTCCACAGATTAACCCAGAAGCAACTGCAGGAACCATCAGCTCAGCCTTCTTGGCATTCATCTTCTGCCAAACAAACACTACCAATGTCCCCAAACACATGTCAATAGTGAAGTAAGTCCCAACCAGAAATGGTGCAGCCATTGCCATTGGAATTGGCATCCACTTCCCTACTCTGTTTGGGAAACGATCTCTCACCAGGTTGATTCCCACTGCAAATGCAAAAAAGCCACAGCAGATCTCCAGGCAATGCTGGGGCAAAGCCGAAAATCCCTCAACACCCAGAATAGCCATATTCCTGTAGATTATAGCAAAGGGTACCTTAAATTCTCCCATTGGATTCCCCACATCGAATGCCTTGTAGAACAGGAAGAAGCTGAGGGGGGCTACCACACAGCCTAAGGCAGTTCCAATGGCCTGGCTGATGAACATGGATCGGGGGGAGGTGTAGGTCAGGTGGCTTGTCTTAAGATCCTGCATCAAAATGCAGGCAACAGAAACCACAGACTTAATCAGGCCACACCCAGCAAGTCCGGCCACCACGCCGGAGTTCTTTCCAGCAAGAGCTGCTAGCACAAAGAGAGCCACTTTGCCATAGTTATAAGACATGTTCATATCAGTTAGACCAGCTCCATAGGCATTGCAGAATGCAAGGGAaggggcaaggatgtaggcaacGACGACATAGTACCATTTGAGCTGGTGGAAAATGTTCGGGAGTGCGATGACTGAAATCATGGAGAAGAGGATGTACCCTAAGACTCCTACCCTCGTGGGGATGCTGTCTCTGTTGAAGACTTCATTCTTTTTTAGGTCTTCCAAGGCCTTATGCTGGCTGCCCGCAGCTGCATATATGCATGGATCAAAATGGGTTATccttaaacttggaaaatatgCCGGTAGGATTTCTCTTTTGGCAGTGTTTGGTAGAGTTGAAAActtgtgttaaaaaaaaaaaaaaaaatctcagaTTTAACAAACTCTACGTAGAGTATCTAAGAGATAAAATGCTCTGGTTTTCAAATCTATGTGGGTGTTTTATTTGCTTTCTAAAAACAGATTGGAATGATCTCATTTAGGTTTAAAAACCACCCTATTCTATTTCTAGGGGCCTCGACAAAGGCACAAGGCTAGTCTGCTTTTGGCCTTTTGCACAGTAGAAAATTGGTAGGCAGAGGCAAAAATAAGCatatatattttcttcttttttgggtGGAATTTCAAGTCAATAATGGAGAGAACATGGTTGTTGAAAGATGCAGGCTATCTCACTAGCAAGGCCAGTTTGTTATGTCATCTCTAATCTCTATCTCCACCAAACCCTATCATCTCCCTCTGACGGTAAAATCAACCATCAAAATCATTTGGAACCATGGAATTTggattttagatttgaatttgtgtagattttgctaaaatatagtaaaaagttgtattaaaatttttcccaaatctaaTCAAATCTAAAAATCCATATTCTCAAACACCGTCATAAAATTGAAATTCGAGAAACTGCTATGAACAAGAAGACTGAAAAAATCTCTTTTCCCCTATATTCTCTCTTATCATTGCACTGCACTATCAATGTGGCATTTTTAAAACtgttgaaaaataattaaatgatttatatttatcataTGTTTGGGAGaggttttggattttgatttgtgtggatttaataaatatttaatataaaattgtattaaattttgctcaaatttatccaaatctaaattcaaggtcCAAAATTTGTGAAACTTTGAGCGTTGAGTTAATTGTGGAATTACCTGTAATATTCTTGTTTGATAATCTGTCATGGACATTGATGGCCACCATACACATGACCTTCATAAAATTGTAGAGTCCATCTCCAAGTATGAGGGCAATGGAGAAAAAAGTCTGCTCACATCCCAAGAATATATAATCAACTAGCATGttaattatgaaaatttatgtgtgtatatatatatgagaattaattttttatttttggttttaaataattacaaaaatatcactgataatctttttttttttttatcaattttataGGAGTTAAAAAATATCGTTTTAgcttttattaattttttctgAAAAATTCTCCATATAAaggtttaaaaacaaaaataaaaattaatatttttgtagttatttaaaaaattaaaagtagaaaATAAGAAATGTTTCCTACAACTACACAAATCCTAAAGCACTAAGAAACATGCATAGAAAATTGAAACTACTAACAGTTTTAAAACATGTGAATACCTTGTAGCCATTTAAACCTTCCATGCTGCTCTCTGGTAAGTTCTCTGGGAACCATTTGCCTTCACGATTGCTAATGAGTGGCCACATTATTCCCCATGAGAGTATAGATCCAAGAAGCAATGACAGATTCACTAGATGGGGGCAGATCATTCCTGTTCCCACAAATGTCATGCTAAAATCAAAGTAGAATCTGCAACATCAAGAAGATATCTGATCAATCACCTATGAAGCCAGCCCAGCCTGACAAGCAAAAAAAATTTCAGGCAGTATACTTAATTTTGACATGTCTAGTGTGTACGAGTCGATCCATGAGAATGAGAATGCCTTGTTTCGAACTTGCATATTGGGGATCTTCTTGTGCCACTAAACCAGGATTCTCAATCTGAAGTTTAGGATTTGAAAACCCAAATGAGAGTGACAATATTGAATTTAGGCTTTCGAAAATGAGTTTTTATGCCTCAATGATAATATTCTCATTCATTTACGAGATCGTGTCAACAGCTCATTCTCATTCCTAGTTGCACACAAGACCTTAAGTCCTTGAATTTAAAGAGAATGAACAAGagaagcaaaatagaatatattaaaaatcaagaataaaaatttaattttatgtgttagcatttttcatttaaatacattaaaaaatgattttttttcctattttcctttcttttctttcatggAACAAAATTTTTGATTCAAATAGAGTCCAAATCATTGTACTACAATACAACTACAACTGTAGCACCTGAAAAAGTCCTAACATAAGCATAGAAGAGAATGTACGGAGGTGTGCACATACGTTTGCCTCCAAGCCTGCAATCCAAAAGTAGGAAACTGGGAGAAACCACACTTCACTTTCCCAGAAAAAAACCACTGGAAGAACCCCCAGAAGAAACTTGCAGTGAAATACTTCATGAACCCCTTAACTTGCTTCCTGCAACAATGATCGAACCTCCGGTTTTAGGCCTCACCCATTTTCCATTTGATCAAATTACAGTAACCATGAAAAACTCGAACAAATTC
This window of the Malania oleifera isolate guangnan ecotype guangnan chromosome 6, ASM2987363v1, whole genome shotgun sequence genome carries:
- the LOC131157138 gene encoding metal-nicotianamine transporter YSL3-like; this translates as MSMGEELTDTKKEIEAGDLEEQNKGEHEDIKKIEPWTKQITLRAIVSSVVIGSVYSIIAMKLNLTTGLVPNLNISAALLAFVFMRSWTKVLHRAGIATAPFTRQENTIIQTCSVACYSIAVGGGFGSYLLGLSKKEYELAGTGTVGNTPESYKEPGIGWMTGYLFLVCFVGLFVLIPLRKVMIIDYNLIYPSGTATSVLINGFHSMGDHMAMKQVKGFMKYFTASFFWGFFQWFFSGKVKCGFSQFPTFGLQAWRQTFYFDFSMTFVGTGMICPHLVNLSLLLGSILSWGIMWPLISNREGKWFPENLPESSMEGLNGYKTFFSIALILGDGLYNFMKVMCMVAINVHDRLSNKNITAAGSQHKALEDLKKNEVFNRDSIPTRVGVLGYILFSMISVIALPNIFHQLKWYYVVVAYILAPSLAFCNAYGAGLTDMNMSYNYGKVALFVLAALAGKNSGVVAGLAGCGLIKSVVSVACILMQDLKTSHLTYTSPRSMFISQAIGTALGCVVAPLSFFLFYKAFDVGNPMGEFKVPFAIIYRNMAILGVEGFSALPQHCLEICCGFFAFAVGINLVRDRFPNRVGKWMPIPMAMAAPFLVGTYFTIDMCLGTLVVFVWQKMNAKKAELMVPAVASGLICGEGLWILPSSILALAKLTPPICMKFLAS